The following DNA comes from cyanobiont of Ornithocercus magnificus.
CAGAGAAACCTAAGCTGGTGATATTACGGTGCAAGCTGCTAACTATTCCCAGAGTTACGGTTCGCTCAAGACCGTAAGGTGTACCTAAAGCAATAGCCCAGTCACCTACTACAAGTGCTTCTGAGTCACCAAGTGGAGCTTTCGGGGGAGAGATACCCTCAAGCGAGACGAGTGCAAGATCAGTCACAGGATCACTGCCAATCACGCGGCCATCATGCTGCTCACCGTTAGCTAGAGTAACAGTAACAGTATCTGCAGCCTCAACAACATGGGCATTGGTGAGAACAAGCCCATTGCCATCAATGACTACTCCTGAACCCTGGCCACGTTGGCGCTCAGGTCCTAAACCCGGTTCACCAAGCAAATCGCGTAGTAGAGGATCAATTAAATTTGGGTCATATGGTTGACGCTGAAGTGTCCGCTCAGTATCGAGACGGACCACAGCTGGAGCAACACGCTGCACGGCGTCTGCTACGAAACTCTGTGCTACTGGGGTCGATGTTATTGACTCAGCCCTGAGTGGAGCAGCAGCAATAGTAGTTAGCAAAACGCACGCGAGGGCACGAGACAACAACTGAAATACAGTAGTGCTCCCAAAATCGCCAAGCACAGCCAGGGGGTAACTCGTCATGCTTGAAACGCTAGAGCGAGGTTGGGGATTGTGCGCTGGTCTCTATGAAAATGATCTTCATGCTGAGTCATGGACAATCAGCTATATGGGCAACGACAAATCACTGTAGACAGAGCCTAGGCCTGGAGTTACTGCTGTAGGCAGCCAATCTCAAGTTTGCATCTGAGCAAAGTTGCCTTCGACTTAAGCGTCAGAGTATGCTTGCTTAGAAGCCTGGCCCTGGATCATAATAGCTGCTCAAATCCGCTGCGGCCAACCAGATTCAGAGGCCAATCCTGCGTAATCTACCTAGTGACTGGGCTATATATTTAAAAGACGTTAGAGGATATCTCAGTCGTGATGCCCTTGCCACTTCAGTCTCCGGAATGAACTGAGACTAGACTTGGTCTGCCACGATTGCACCCCAACACACTGTCCGTGATCAGTCTCTGCAGGTAATCCACTACATTCGCTGGCATGCCCGGCAGGCGACCTGAGCAGGAGGCTGAGTCCATACTTACAGCCGGTTGGGTGATCGACCGCAGTTACTTCATTGGTTCACCCCCCCCTTCCGGAACTCCATGCCCTAGCAGCCCGAATCGCTGAAATGCATGGCTTTCAGCTACGCGACATTCAACTTCTCACTTACCTTAATAAACTGACCGTGCAGATCCAAATCCAACATCAGGGAGGTGATGGTCTCACCCTAAATGATTGTGCTGCTTTTAGTGCTCCCATGGGTGAGGCCATTGAAGCATCAGGCGTGCTCACTGAGGCATATACCCTAGAGATCAGCAGTCCTGGTATCAGTGATTTGCTTCAGACCGATCAGGATTTCAAGACCTTCCGAGGCTTCCCAGTTTCAGTAATTTTCTGCGGTGCCGATAGCGTTGAACAGGTGGCAACAGGTTTGCTGCTAGAACGATCGGATAATCATCTGCGACTTAACATGCGCGGCCTAGTTAGACACATCCCCAGAGACAAAGTCCTCTCAGTCAGTTTGACTAAACTCACTGGTTGACAGTGCCTTAGTACTCACCCCACGAGCAGTCTCCTGTTCCAATTCTCTTCAACGCCAGCCCACCATGGCCCTAGTTCTTCTCCCAGGCCTCAACAATCTTATCGACGATATTAGTGAGGAGAAAAAACTCCCGTCTCAGGTAGTGCAGGCTGCTCTCCGGGAAGCCCTGCTTAAGGGATATGAGCGTTACAGAAAAACCCTCTATTTAGGAGTAAGTGAAGATCCCTTCGACGAAGAATACTTTAGCAACTTTGACGTTGGTCTTGATCTGGACGAAGAAGGATATCGAGTCCTCGCAAGTAAGATTATCGTAGAAGAAGTAGAAAGCGAAGATCACCAGATCTCCCTTGAAGAGGTAATGCAGGTAGCAGAAGATGCCCAAATTGGCGATACTGTTGTTCTTGACGTAACACCTGAAAAGGAAGAGTTTGGTCGTATGGCAGCGGCTACCACCAAGCAAGTTCTGGCTCAGAAGTTACGTGATCAGCAACGCCGGATGATCCAGGAGGAATTTGCTGATCTTGAAGATCCTGTTCTTACAGCAAGAGTTATCCGCTTTGAGCGCCAGTCGGTAATCATGGCAGTGAGCTCAGGTCTTGGCCGCCCTGATGTAGAGGCCGAACTACCAAGACGGGATCAACTTCCAAATGATAATTATAGAGCTAATGCCACTTTCAAAGTCTTCTTAAGAGAAGTTAGTGAAGTGCCTCGCCGTGGACCACAGCTATTTGTAAGCCGAGCAAATGCCGGCCTTGTTGTCTACTTGTTTGAGAATGAAGTTCCAGAAATACAAGAGGGCTCAGTCCGCATCGTGGCTGTGGCACGTGAGGCTAACCCACCGTCTCGCTCAGTAGGGCCTCGCACAAAGGTCGCTGTTGACAGCATTGAACGTGAGGTGGATCCTGTGGGTGCATGTATTGGCGCTCGAGGATCTCGAATCCAGCAAGTGGTTAATGAGCTACGTGGAGAGAAAATCGATGTAATTCGCTGGTCACCAGAGCCAGGCCAGTACATTGCCAACTCTCTGAGCCCAGCTCGTGTAGAAACGGTACGTTTAGTCGATCCCGAGGGACAGCATGCCCACGTACTTGTTCCCCCTGACCAACTCAGCCTTGCTATCGGTCGCGAAGGACAGAACGTTAGGTTGGCAGCCCGCCTAACTGGTTGGAGAATTGACATCAAGAATTCTCAAGAGTACAACCAA
Coding sequences within:
- a CDS encoding ribosome assembly cofactor RimP, which gives rise to MHGFQLRDIQLLTYLNKLTVQIQIQHQGGDGLTLNDCAAFSAPMGEAIEASGVLTEAYTLEISSPGISDLLQTDQDFKTFRGFPVSVIFCGADSVEQVATGLLLERSDNHLRLNMRGLVRHIPRDKVLSVSLTKLTG
- a CDS encoding transcription termination/antitermination protein NusA — protein: MALVLLPGLNNLIDDISEEKKLPSQVVQAALREALLKGYERYRKTLYLGVSEDPFDEEYFSNFDVGLDLDEEGYRVLASKIIVEEVESEDHQISLEEVMQVAEDAQIGDTVVLDVTPEKEEFGRMAAATTKQVLAQKLRDQQRRMIQEEFADLEDPVLTARVIRFERQSVIMAVSSGLGRPDVEAELPRRDQLPNDNYRANATFKVFLREVSEVPRRGPQLFVSRANAGLVVYLFENEVPEIQEGSVRIVAVAREANPPSRSVGPRTKVAVDSIEREVDPVGACIGARGSRIQQVVNELRGEKIDVIRWSPEPGQYIANSLSPARVETVRLVDPEGQHAHVLVPPDQLSLAIGREGQNVRLAARLTGWRIDIKNSQEYNQAREDAVVADLITQREQEEALQREAEERLAAEQTARAEEDARLRELYPLPEDEMEEGTDSQERISESELITADKKPGAGVKPLVGEDRTP